A single genomic interval of Streptomyces sp. 1222.5 harbors:
- a CDS encoding YwqJ-related putative deaminase, translated as MSTLQTGGTDVRAGDPRIDWSGTETPPAPALRHRRDGILPTVAAALSVRGATLTGTAARGEEPPALHPLVQDFLDTLTSAQRDRFTGRCAETILISRHITAADATRSRRAARKPMTNGEARRALKHAKLTARRIREDGDPLHGSFATPCRACTALSAHFGVRVVDPTATDG; from the coding sequence ATGAGCACCTTGCAGACCGGAGGCACCGACGTACGGGCCGGTGACCCCCGCATCGACTGGAGCGGCACCGAAACACCCCCCGCACCCGCACTCCGCCACCGCCGCGACGGCATCCTGCCCACCGTCGCCGCAGCCCTCTCCGTCCGCGGCGCCACCCTCACCGGCACCGCCGCCCGCGGCGAGGAGCCCCCCGCCCTGCACCCCCTCGTCCAGGACTTCCTCGACACCCTCACCAGCGCCCAGCGCGACCGCTTCACCGGCCGCTGCGCCGAAACCATCCTCATCTCCCGGCACATCACCGCCGCCGACGCCACCCGCAGCAGACGCGCCGCCCGCAAACCCATGACCAACGGCGAAGCCCGCAGAGCGCTCAAACACGCCAAGCTCACCGCCCGCCGCATACGCGAGGACGGCGACCCCCTCCACGGCAGCTTCGCCACCCCCTGCCGCGCCTGCACCGCCCTCAGCGCCCACTTCGGCGTCCGCGTCGTCGACCCCACGGCAACCGACGGCTGA
- a CDS encoding cellulose-binding protein codes for MSSASMPPQGFVTVRGRGYRPEQVDARLTALWRERDAAWERAARLTVLAKDMEAEAARLRETVSGLAPQDYATLGASARRLFRLALEEERDIGERARRAAHECVARAEADAEKVLRAARKAADTLRAEADEHARRRLLAARAEADALRVGARREVRKGRGEALAAVREVRRRTSGLLDGQSWEHTGHWAGAEREENERAAGLEARYAERISRAQAVLSEAGRALADAEASARRVQEEAHAHAAGVVADARAREEGIVRRTEQVLREHGEAWDDARAHMDEARSDLTSLTGPAAAE; via the coding sequence ATGAGCAGCGCATCGATGCCGCCGCAGGGATTCGTGACGGTCCGGGGGCGCGGCTACCGCCCCGAGCAGGTCGACGCCCGCCTCACGGCGCTGTGGCGTGAGCGGGACGCCGCGTGGGAACGGGCCGCGCGACTGACCGTGCTCGCCAAGGACATGGAGGCGGAGGCCGCGCGGCTGCGGGAGACCGTCTCGGGGCTCGCGCCGCAGGACTACGCGACGCTCGGCGCGAGCGCGCGGCGGTTGTTCCGGCTCGCGCTGGAGGAGGAGCGCGACATCGGGGAGCGCGCCCGGCGTGCGGCCCACGAGTGCGTCGCGCGGGCCGAGGCCGACGCGGAGAAGGTGCTCCGCGCGGCTCGGAAGGCGGCCGACACGCTCCGTGCCGAGGCCGACGAGCACGCCCGTCGCCGTCTCCTCGCCGCGCGCGCCGAGGCCGACGCGCTGCGCGTCGGCGCCCGGCGCGAGGTGCGGAAGGGACGCGGAGAGGCGCTCGCTGCGGTGCGTGAGGTGCGCCGGCGCACCAGCGGCCTGCTCGACGGGCAGTCCTGGGAGCACACCGGGCACTGGGCCGGGGCCGAGCGCGAGGAGAACGAGCGGGCGGCCGGCCTGGAGGCGCGGTACGCCGAGCGGATCAGCCGTGCCCAGGCCGTGCTGTCCGAGGCCGGGCGGGCACTCGCCGACGCCGAGGCGTCCGCGCGGCGCGTCCAGGAGGAGGCACACGCGCATGCCGCCGGGGTCGTCGCCGACGCGCGCGCGCGCGAGGAGGGCATCGTCCGCCGTACCGAGCAGGTGCTGCGCGAGCACGGCGAGGCCTGGGACGACGCACGGGCGCACATGGACGAGGCGCGCAGCGACCTGACCTCACTGACGGGCCCGGCCGCCGCGGAGTAG
- a CDS encoding SUKH-3 domain-containing protein — protein MHPDRTTTRFPVPVDAALRAAGWQPGRWDIKQAEIWADTLREHTSPAGHRHTVFPAAVEAWAEFGGLTITPNGPGRQIAPATLHLDPLHGLHHARTLGDLGRALGTELSPLGEETDTAAVLAIDAEGRVYTLDHTGDWYVGPDIDHALAMLVTGIGPARLTAG, from the coding sequence ATGCACCCCGACCGCACCACCACCCGCTTCCCCGTACCCGTCGACGCCGCCCTGCGCGCCGCCGGCTGGCAGCCCGGACGCTGGGACATAAAACAAGCCGAGATCTGGGCCGACACCCTCCGCGAACACACCTCACCCGCGGGACACCGGCACACCGTCTTCCCCGCGGCCGTCGAAGCCTGGGCCGAATTCGGCGGCCTCACCATCACCCCCAACGGACCCGGCCGCCAGATCGCCCCCGCCACCCTCCACCTCGACCCCCTCCACGGCCTCCACCACGCCCGCACCCTCGGCGACCTCGGCCGCGCCCTCGGCACCGAACTCAGTCCCCTCGGCGAGGAGACCGACACCGCCGCCGTCCTCGCCATCGACGCCGAAGGCCGCGTCTACACCCTCGACCACACCGGCGACTGGTACGTCGGCCCCGACATCGACCACGCCCTCGCCATGCTCGTCACCGGCATAGGACCCGCTCGCCTCACCGCCGGCTGA
- a CDS encoding SUKH-4 family immunity protein has product MVTYAQAQERAEEWINGDVPAYQHREVRVREFELGFVVWGEDRAEGPRSDAGGQRLVIARDSGEATLWPALPVGEVIRRYEEEYGRADEPRDAVPAAAAARVDLNQTSFLLTPPEWLQEAADRLGLGEGRSEDGPADGSGAGAGGGVSSGGAGLAQTQAGVPVDAPGAFPGAPAGPAVPVSGAAAPVDVPSGATPWAGTDTNADGGEEDRSVPLPATVFAPQVSDAEADGPRSPAAEPDAKTALMAGGSQLPPTAVAPALDPSNAPGAQGGSPAPAGVPQGGTPPPGGQPYGYPSVHGTPPPAAPGVPQGGTPAPPPPGAQPYGYPQGPGAAQDAEGYGYPQPPAGPGGPGRRLAPNAGDIADAATSKAAPPPRKPRGGAGAPPPPPGVPGAPGARPGGAAVPPAPGAPAGGYVPTQLVSSLGPDGGGVPAVPGGSQGGQAPGASTPPAPPGVPGGGTPPGNVHHAATMLADPGRTGPGAPQPPGVPGAPGVQGGPAAPGMPNPPGAPAAPGVPPGPGAPQPPVAPGVPGAPGAPGAPGGARGAVHHAETVLAAPPVAGPGMPPPPPAAGSMPPPAPGAVPPPGAPGVPQPMPPGAMPPPGAPVPGQPPAYGYPQAGQPTVGPGYQAVLRYRAHDGSEQQLIRRSSPGTPHPEWQIFHELRAMNVPPDQVLELHTELESCALPGAYCARMIREQWPQARIASIAPYGTDHASRQQGMQQLLAHQGELHQVADGPARPAPVRAPLPPVQAVQPIPPEGVAQELAAAFGPGVFRFEQQAVSRQGVPPVVAHTLVVAGLPVDMGPFFWAQAQPGRPVPTLAELAAERGVQPAADAGSYLVMGTDFGKAICVQYGTANIVAVPVEAGPGGAPVPPQFVNSGLLEFARCLALLGRMWRLRFGLNQEQAGRWTVDFQAQLASLDPAALGSPESWWSVLLEQMWDGLL; this is encoded by the coding sequence ATGGTGACCTACGCGCAGGCGCAGGAGCGCGCCGAGGAGTGGATCAACGGGGACGTTCCCGCGTATCAGCATCGTGAGGTGCGGGTACGGGAGTTCGAGCTCGGTTTCGTGGTGTGGGGTGAGGACCGTGCGGAGGGCCCGCGTTCGGACGCGGGTGGTCAGCGGCTGGTCATCGCCCGGGACAGCGGGGAGGCGACGCTGTGGCCGGCGTTGCCGGTGGGTGAGGTGATCCGCCGGTACGAGGAGGAGTACGGCCGTGCGGACGAGCCGCGGGACGCGGTTCCGGCGGCTGCGGCGGCGCGGGTCGATCTGAATCAGACGTCGTTCCTGCTGACTCCTCCGGAGTGGTTGCAGGAGGCGGCGGACCGGCTGGGTCTCGGGGAGGGGCGTTCGGAGGACGGGCCCGCCGACGGGTCGGGTGCCGGTGCCGGTGGCGGGGTGTCGTCCGGGGGCGCCGGGCTCGCTCAGACGCAGGCCGGGGTGCCGGTGGACGCGCCGGGGGCGTTCCCGGGGGCGCCTGCCGGTCCGGCCGTGCCCGTGTCCGGTGCGGCCGCTCCGGTGGACGTGCCGTCGGGTGCGACGCCGTGGGCGGGTACGGACACGAATGCGGACGGCGGTGAGGAGGACCGGTCGGTTCCGTTGCCGGCGACGGTGTTCGCGCCGCAGGTGAGTGATGCGGAGGCGGACGGTCCGCGGTCGCCGGCGGCCGAGCCCGATGCGAAGACGGCGTTGATGGCGGGTGGCAGTCAGCTGCCGCCGACGGCGGTGGCGCCGGCGCTGGATCCGTCGAACGCGCCGGGCGCGCAGGGTGGTTCGCCCGCCCCGGCGGGTGTGCCGCAGGGCGGTACGCCGCCGCCGGGTGGGCAGCCGTACGGCTACCCGTCGGTGCACGGCACTCCGCCTCCGGCGGCTCCGGGTGTGCCGCAGGGCGGTACGCCTGCGCCTCCGCCGCCGGGTGCGCAGCCGTACGGGTACCCGCAGGGTCCGGGTGCCGCGCAGGACGCGGAGGGGTACGGCTATCCGCAGCCGCCGGCGGGTCCGGGCGGGCCCGGGCGGCGCCTCGCGCCGAACGCCGGTGACATCGCGGACGCCGCGACGAGCAAGGCGGCGCCGCCGCCGAGGAAGCCGCGGGGTGGCGCGGGTGCGCCGCCTCCTCCGCCGGGTGTTCCGGGCGCGCCGGGCGCGCGTCCGGGTGGTGCGGCGGTGCCGCCCGCTCCGGGTGCGCCCGCGGGTGGGTACGTGCCGACGCAGCTCGTGTCGTCGCTGGGGCCCGACGGCGGGGGCGTGCCGGCCGTTCCGGGTGGCTCGCAGGGAGGGCAGGCGCCGGGCGCGTCCACGCCGCCCGCGCCTCCGGGTGTGCCGGGTGGCGGTACTCCTCCGGGCAACGTGCACCATGCGGCCACGATGCTGGCCGATCCCGGTCGGACGGGCCCGGGCGCGCCCCAGCCGCCGGGTGTTCCGGGTGCTCCGGGCGTGCAGGGCGGTCCGGCGGCGCCGGGCATGCCGAACCCGCCGGGTGCGCCTGCCGCTCCGGGTGTGCCGCCCGGCCCCGGGGCGCCGCAGCCTCCGGTGGCTCCGGGTGTCCCTGGTGCGCCGGGCGCTCCGGGTGCTCCCGGTGGTGCGCGTGGTGCCGTGCACCATGCGGAGACCGTGCTGGCGGCGCCTCCCGTTGCGGGCCCGGGCATGCCTCCGCCGCCGCCGGCCGCGGGTTCCATGCCGCCGCCGGCCCCGGGTGCGGTGCCGCCGCCCGGTGCTCCGGGGGTGCCGCAGCCGATGCCGCCGGGTGCGATGCCGCCGCCGGGCGCGCCGGTGCCGGGGCAGCCTCCGGCGTACGGATATCCGCAGGCGGGGCAGCCGACGGTGGGTCCCGGCTACCAGGCCGTTCTGCGGTATCGCGCGCACGACGGTTCGGAGCAGCAGCTGATCCGGCGTTCGTCGCCGGGTACGCCGCACCCGGAGTGGCAGATCTTCCACGAGCTGCGTGCGATGAACGTGCCGCCGGACCAGGTGCTGGAGCTGCACACGGAGCTGGAGTCGTGCGCGCTGCCGGGTGCCTACTGTGCGCGGATGATCCGGGAGCAGTGGCCGCAGGCGCGGATCGCGAGCATCGCGCCGTACGGCACGGATCATGCGAGCCGGCAGCAGGGCATGCAGCAGTTGCTGGCGCACCAGGGCGAGTTGCACCAGGTGGCCGACGGTCCGGCGCGTCCCGCGCCGGTGCGGGCGCCGCTGCCGCCGGTGCAGGCGGTGCAGCCGATTCCGCCGGAGGGCGTCGCGCAGGAGCTGGCGGCGGCGTTCGGTCCGGGGGTCTTCCGGTTCGAGCAGCAGGCGGTGTCGCGGCAGGGAGTGCCGCCGGTCGTGGCGCACACGCTGGTCGTGGCCGGGTTGCCGGTGGACATGGGTCCGTTCTTCTGGGCGCAGGCGCAGCCGGGCCGTCCCGTGCCGACGCTGGCGGAGCTGGCGGCCGAGCGGGGGGTGCAGCCGGCGGCGGACGCGGGGTCGTACCTCGTGATGGGCACGGACTTCGGCAAGGCGATCTGTGTGCAGTACGGCACGGCGAACATCGTGGCCGTGCCGGTGGAGGCGGGGCCGGGCGGTGCTCCGGTGCCGCCGCAGTTCGTGAACAGCGGGCTGCTGGAGTTCGCGCGCTGCCTGGCGCTGCTGGGCCGTATGTGGCGTCTGAGGTTCGGGCTGAACCAGGAGCAGGCGGGCCGCTGGACGGTCGACTTCCAGGCGCAGCTGGCCTCCTTGGATCCGGCGGCGCTGGGTTCGCCGGAGAGCTGGTGGTCGGTGCTGCTGGAGCAGATGTGGGACGGGCTGCTGTAG
- a CDS encoding cation acetate symporter — MTIAASSPAGPGFTGFSGSGQAMSLVAFSTVATMTLLLCVMTGPDRDDLDEFYTGYGSLSPLRNGLAIAGDYISAATVLGTGGVIALCGYDGVVLALSTALSLMLLMFLLAEPLRNAGRFTMGDALARRLPGRSVRITVCAVTIAALLPLMLVQLAGTGQLMAFILGFTNESLKTGCVVGLGALMIAYAAIGGMKGTALIQIFKIVMLVGSGAVIALLILRRFDWDPGALFTAASRQSGAGPAFLHSGLEFGSGGRSRLDMIASELTVVLGGACLPHITMRMYTASSARQVRRSMSWAVSIVALFVLVMTVVGFGATALVGRTVISAADPQGNTAYLLGSRAVFGADVTTAETFLFTLVTTALFLTLLASVAGMILACANSLAHDVFAARVREMPATREMGLARLSALAIGIPTILLATLVQHYSLQPLVTLSFCLGASALAPALVYGLFWRRYTRAGLLCTLIGGSLTVLLLMPGTNLVSGSPVSAFPHADFNWFPFTTTGIVSIPAGFFFGWLGTVVSGRAKAEQQRRQYEAVEGWILAGAVRR; from the coding sequence ATGACCATCGCCGCAAGCTCCCCCGCCGGCCCGGGTTTCACCGGTTTCAGCGGCTCCGGCCAGGCCATGTCCCTGGTGGCCTTCTCCACCGTCGCCACGATGACCCTGCTGCTGTGCGTGATGACCGGCCCCGACCGCGACGACCTCGACGAGTTCTACACCGGCTACGGCTCCCTGTCCCCGCTGCGCAACGGCCTCGCCATCGCCGGCGACTACATCTCCGCCGCCACCGTCCTCGGCACCGGCGGGGTGATCGCCCTGTGCGGGTACGACGGGGTCGTCCTCGCCCTCAGCACGGCCCTGTCGCTGATGCTGCTGATGTTCCTGCTGGCCGAACCGCTGCGCAACGCGGGCCGGTTCACCATGGGCGACGCGCTGGCCCGCCGGCTGCCCGGCCGCAGTGTGCGCATCACGGTGTGCGCCGTGACGATCGCCGCGCTGCTGCCGCTGATGCTGGTCCAACTGGCCGGCACCGGGCAGCTGATGGCGTTCATCCTGGGGTTCACCAACGAGTCCCTGAAGACCGGCTGTGTGGTGGGCCTCGGCGCCCTGATGATCGCCTACGCCGCGATCGGCGGCATGAAGGGCACCGCGCTCATCCAGATCTTCAAGATCGTGATGCTGGTCGGATCCGGCGCCGTGATCGCCCTGCTGATCCTGCGCCGCTTCGACTGGGACCCCGGCGCCCTGTTCACCGCGGCCTCGCGGCAGAGCGGGGCCGGGCCGGCCTTCCTGCACTCCGGGCTCGAGTTCGGGTCAGGGGGCCGCTCCCGCCTCGACATGATCGCCTCGGAGCTGACCGTGGTGCTCGGCGGCGCCTGCCTGCCGCACATCACCATGCGCATGTACACCGCCTCCAGCGCCCGCCAGGTACGCCGCTCGATGTCCTGGGCGGTGTCCATCGTCGCCCTCTTCGTGCTGGTCATGACGGTGGTGGGGTTCGGCGCCACGGCACTGGTGGGACGCACGGTGATCTCCGCGGCCGATCCCCAGGGCAACACGGCCTACCTGCTGGGCTCGCGTGCGGTGTTCGGGGCGGACGTGACGACGGCGGAGACCTTCCTGTTCACCCTGGTCACCACCGCGCTCTTCCTGACCCTGCTCGCCTCGGTGGCCGGGATGATCCTCGCCTGCGCCAACTCCCTCGCCCACGACGTCTTCGCCGCCCGGGTGCGGGAGATGCCGGCCACCCGCGAGATGGGCCTGGCCCGCCTGTCGGCGCTCGCCATAGGCATCCCGACCATTCTGCTGGCCACCCTGGTGCAGCACTACAGCCTGCAGCCCCTGGTGACGCTCTCCTTCTGCCTGGGCGCGTCCGCCCTGGCACCGGCCCTGGTCTACGGCCTGTTCTGGCGGCGCTACACCCGCGCCGGGCTGCTGTGCACGCTGATCGGGGGCTCGCTGACGGTGCTGCTGCTCATGCCGGGCACCAACCTCGTCTCCGGGTCACCGGTCTCCGCGTTCCCGCACGCCGACTTCAACTGGTTCCCGTTCACCACGACCGGCATCGTCTCCATCCCGGCCGGCTTCTTCTTCGGCTGGCTGGGCACGGTGGTCTCCGGCCGCGCCAAGGCGGAGCAGCAGCGCCGCCAGTACGAGGCCGTGGAGGGGTGGATCCTGGCCGGCGCGGTCCGCAGATGA
- a CDS encoding sensor histidine kinase — protein sequence MTTTGEEHARGLTGPWWWARWRSAVLDGSLALVSAVECGAEGIPFAKDAGVPVSVGIVFGLIAGSVLLVRRKWPIAVVLVAIAITPAQMGFLMGIVGLYTLAACELPRRVIGALAGMSLLGTMIVTFVRVRQDMARGDLTLGDWFVPFAAVTTSLGLTAPPVLLGLYVGARRRLMESLRERADSLERELQLLAERAEERAEWARGEERTRIAREMHDVVAHRVSLMVVHAAALQAVARKDPEKAVRNASLVGDMGRQALTELREMLGVLRAGGDAGRRVAAVPSVAVGEAAVAVARLVEAEGAAEGPSLSELEELIGQSAAAGMVVELSVEGEVRSYAAELEQTAYRVVQEALTNVHKHAAGAKTRVRLAHRVAELAMQVENEPPPEAASASAAGLPSGGNGLLGMRERVVGLGGVFVSGPTEAGGFRVSAVIPAV from the coding sequence ATGACCACGACGGGGGAAGAGCATGCCAGGGGCCTGACCGGCCCTTGGTGGTGGGCGAGGTGGCGCAGTGCGGTGCTCGACGGGAGTCTCGCGCTGGTGTCCGCCGTGGAGTGCGGTGCGGAGGGTATTCCGTTCGCCAAGGACGCGGGTGTCCCGGTGTCCGTGGGGATCGTGTTCGGGCTGATCGCCGGTTCGGTTCTGCTGGTGCGGCGGAAGTGGCCGATCGCCGTCGTGCTGGTGGCGATCGCGATCACGCCGGCCCAGATGGGTTTCCTGATGGGCATCGTGGGTCTGTACACGCTGGCGGCGTGCGAGCTGCCGCGGCGGGTCATCGGCGCGCTGGCGGGGATGTCGTTGCTGGGCACGATGATCGTGACGTTCGTGCGGGTGCGGCAGGACATGGCGCGGGGTGATCTGACGCTCGGTGACTGGTTCGTGCCGTTCGCGGCGGTCACGACGTCGCTGGGGCTGACGGCTCCGCCGGTGCTGCTGGGTCTGTACGTGGGGGCGCGGCGCCGGCTGATGGAGAGCCTGCGGGAGCGGGCGGATTCGCTGGAGCGGGAGCTGCAGCTGCTCGCGGAGCGGGCGGAGGAGCGGGCCGAGTGGGCGCGCGGTGAGGAGCGGACGCGGATCGCGCGGGAGATGCATGACGTCGTCGCGCACCGGGTGAGTCTGATGGTGGTGCACGCGGCGGCGTTGCAGGCGGTGGCGCGGAAGGATCCGGAGAAGGCGGTGCGCAACGCGTCGCTGGTGGGGGACATGGGCCGGCAGGCGTTGACCGAGTTGCGGGAGATGCTCGGGGTGCTGCGGGCCGGTGGGGACGCGGGTCGGCGTGTCGCCGCGGTGCCGTCGGTGGCGGTGGGGGAGGCGGCCGTGGCGGTCGCGCGGCTGGTGGAGGCGGAGGGTGCGGCGGAGGGACCGAGTCTGTCGGAGCTGGAGGAGTTGATCGGGCAGTCGGCGGCCGCGGGGATGGTCGTGGAGCTGTCGGTGGAGGGGGAGGTGCGGTCGTATGCGGCGGAGCTGGAGCAGACGGCGTACCGGGTGGTGCAGGAGGCGTTGACGAACGTCCACAAGCATGCGGCGGGTGCGAAGACGCGGGTGCGGCTGGCGCACCGGGTGGCGGAGCTGGCGATGCAGGTGGAGAACGAGCCGCCGCCGGAGGCCGCTTCGGCGTCGGCGGCGGGGCTGCCGTCGGGTGGGAACGGTCTGCTGGGGATGCGGGAGCGGGTCGTCGGGCTGGGCGGTGTGTTCGTGTCGGGGCCGACGGAGGCGGGGGGTTTCCGGGTGTCGGCGGTGATTCCGGCGGTGTAG
- a CDS encoding helix-turn-helix domain-containing protein yields the protein MTHAFGTYADFDRLRERAVALRRAGHSLRQIRDELKIFNNDLLNRLVQGEPPPEWTKRPRAKDDLRARARELRLQGWTYDRIQAELGCSKSSISLWVRDPPEPERRDPTEQAKLAARKRWEHELAVRDEKRQATKAAAANEIGAMTDRELFVTGVALYWAEGSKDKPYARRENVQFVNSDPGVIKVYLAWLDLLGVARERLRFRVMIHETGDPDGAVRYWANLADVDASAFQPTTLKKHNPKTVRKNVGESYRGCLVIGVLRGAELYRRIEGWWCGIVGAATAADLPNRT from the coding sequence ATGACACATGCATTCGGCACGTACGCCGACTTCGACCGCCTTCGCGAGCGGGCTGTCGCCCTGCGCCGCGCCGGCCACAGCCTCCGGCAGATCCGGGACGAGCTGAAGATCTTCAACAACGACCTCCTCAACCGACTCGTGCAGGGCGAGCCCCCACCGGAGTGGACCAAGCGCCCGAGGGCCAAGGACGACCTGCGGGCCCGGGCCCGCGAGCTACGCCTCCAGGGCTGGACCTACGACCGGATCCAGGCGGAGTTGGGGTGCTCCAAGAGTTCGATCTCGTTGTGGGTGCGAGATCCCCCCGAGCCGGAGAGGCGCGACCCCACGGAGCAGGCGAAGCTGGCCGCCAGGAAGCGCTGGGAGCACGAACTGGCGGTACGGGACGAGAAGCGCCAGGCGACGAAAGCTGCCGCCGCGAACGAGATCGGCGCAATGACCGACCGCGAGCTCTTCGTGACGGGAGTGGCCCTTTACTGGGCCGAGGGCTCCAAGGACAAGCCGTACGCGCGGCGCGAGAACGTTCAGTTCGTCAACAGCGACCCCGGCGTGATCAAGGTCTACCTCGCCTGGCTGGATCTCCTGGGGGTCGCGCGCGAACGCCTTCGCTTCCGCGTCATGATCCACGAAACCGGTGACCCCGACGGAGCCGTGCGCTACTGGGCGAACCTCGCCGACGTCGACGCATCCGCGTTTCAGCCCACCACCCTCAAGAAGCACAACCCGAAAACCGTGCGCAAGAACGTGGGCGAGAGCTACCGGGGCTGCCTCGTCATCGGCGTCCTGCGGGGAGCCGAGCTGTATCGTCGCATCGAAGGCTGGTGGTGCGGCATAGTAGGGGCTGCCACCGCGGCCGATCTTCCAAATCGGACATAG
- a CDS encoding DUF485 domain-containing protein, which produces MSYDPPHPSYTYPWQPAPPEPPRPARPARETLGHHSDLRLLRSAYRWQRRTATLTALGYFTLFLVLSACAPGVMTSTVADGIPAGLLLALLQLPVTWLAIALYEHTARRQVDPLADRIRKQAELDARRGAMR; this is translated from the coding sequence ATGTCCTACGACCCGCCGCACCCGTCGTACACCTACCCCTGGCAGCCCGCCCCGCCCGAACCGCCCCGCCCCGCCCGACCGGCCCGCGAAACCCTCGGCCACCACAGTGATCTGCGCCTGCTGCGCAGCGCCTACCGCTGGCAGCGGCGCACCGCCACGCTCACCGCGCTCGGCTACTTCACCCTGTTCCTGGTCCTGTCCGCCTGCGCGCCCGGCGTCATGACGAGCACGGTCGCCGACGGCATCCCCGCCGGCCTCCTGCTCGCCCTCCTCCAACTCCCCGTCACCTGGCTGGCGATCGCCCTGTACGAGCACACGGCACGCCGGCAGGTCGACCCGCTCGCGGACCGCATCCGCAAGCAGGCCGAACTGGACGCACGGCGAGGAGCGATGCGATGA
- a CDS encoding dihydrofolate reductase family protein, giving the protein MPKPVVSRGAPDVSRWAGSRLLEGDLPAAVRAERRDAVVTGSLAVVHELMAGDLVDEYRLLTFPVVLGQGRPLFPAGSPPAGLECLSAERVGAAVLTRYGRAAG; this is encoded by the coding sequence GTGCCGAAGCCGGTGGTCTCGCGCGGCGCTCCGGACGTGTCCCGGTGGGCCGGTTCGCGGTTGCTGGAGGGCGATCTGCCGGCCGCCGTGCGGGCCGAGCGGCGGGACGCGGTCGTGACCGGGAGCCTGGCCGTCGTGCACGAGCTGATGGCCGGGGACCTGGTCGACGAGTACCGGCTGCTGACGTTCCCGGTGGTGCTCGGGCAGGGCCGGCCGCTGTTCCCGGCCGGGAGTCCGCCGGCCGGTCTGGAGTGCCTGTCGGCCGAACGGGTGGGCGCCGCCGTCCTCACACGCTACGGGCGAGCGGCGGGTTGA
- a CDS encoding SMI1/KNR4 family protein, with translation MTTGRLGQRAAPPNAAYAGQVVHFPDPVRAARHPRGVRVDERGYPDLSPYARVAAEIAEPPEGFGVDELRLTDYVSANAALAASGHELWDTVPDVATPHGWTWHHVAASRRLELVPVEVKALLRHHGGVATSGVDHAKRGTRPLQETRPVHFGLPKSGVAVTEAQVQGVEEDLGYRLPGAYRSFLKAAGGCAPVGAALDAELGLLLDQPFFTVRDEAAVNDLVYVNKCLRDHLTKDYLGVTFVQGGLLAVKVRGERAGSVWFCAYDDVRDVDPSWSPAERVERLLLPCGEDFDAFLSRLAGDPPELETVADLMVDGGFARVVPVSSGAASSGPVGE, from the coding sequence ATGACGACAGGTCGGCTCGGGCAGCGAGCCGCGCCGCCGAACGCGGCCTATGCCGGGCAGGTCGTGCACTTCCCGGATCCGGTTCGGGCGGCACGTCACCCGAGAGGGGTACGGGTCGATGAGCGGGGTTACCCGGATCTTTCGCCGTACGCGCGTGTGGCGGCGGAGATCGCGGAGCCTCCGGAGGGTTTCGGGGTCGACGAGTTGCGGCTGACGGACTACGTGTCGGCGAACGCGGCTCTGGCGGCGTCGGGTCACGAGTTGTGGGACACGGTGCCGGATGTGGCGACGCCGCACGGCTGGACGTGGCATCACGTGGCGGCATCGCGGCGGCTGGAGCTGGTTCCGGTGGAGGTGAAGGCGTTGCTGCGGCACCACGGTGGGGTGGCGACGTCGGGGGTGGACCATGCCAAGCGGGGGACGCGGCCGTTGCAGGAGACGCGTCCGGTGCATTTCGGGCTGCCGAAGTCGGGTGTGGCGGTGACGGAGGCGCAGGTGCAGGGGGTCGAGGAGGATCTCGGGTACCGGCTTCCGGGTGCGTACCGTTCGTTCTTGAAGGCGGCGGGTGGTTGTGCGCCGGTGGGTGCGGCGCTCGACGCCGAGCTGGGGTTGCTGCTGGACCAGCCGTTCTTCACGGTGCGGGACGAGGCCGCGGTCAATGACCTGGTGTATGTCAACAAGTGTCTGCGTGACCATCTGACGAAGGATTATCTGGGGGTCACGTTCGTGCAGGGTGGTCTGCTCGCGGTGAAGGTGCGTGGTGAGCGGGCGGGTTCGGTGTGGTTCTGCGCGTACGACGATGTGCGGGACGTGGATCCGTCGTGGTCGCCGGCGGAGCGGGTGGAGCGTCTGCTGCTGCCGTGCGGTGAGGACTTCGACGCCTTCCTGTCGCGGCTGGCGGGGGATCCGCCGGAGTTGGAGACGGTGGCCGATCTGATGGTGGACGGCGGGTTCGCCCGTGTCGTTCCGGTGTCCTCCGGTGCGGCGTCTTCCGGTCCGGTGGGGGAGTGA